In the genome of Opitutia bacterium KCR 482, one region contains:
- the thrC gene encoding threonine synthase has product MEYISTRGQSKKLAFSEAVSEGLAPDGGLYVPASIPDISGKLASWEGLTYPEVCFEFLKIFADDIPEADLKKIVDASYKKFDDPRIAPLTKLDESHYLLELYHGPTLAFKDFALQFVGNLYEYLLSKSGAKINVLGATSGDTGSAAINGLLGKKNVNIFILYPEGRISPLQERQMACTGAENVFPIAIRGTFDDAQAIVKGLFGDLDFKAKWNLSAVNSINLARILAQCVYYVYAWLSLPKQKRESITFVVPTGNFGNVFAGWLAHKAGLPVAGFRVATNRNDILCRLFNSGVYELSGVAPSYAPSMDIQVASNFERFIYYFTGGDSEKVREIMSAFKRDGKWFFEDFKAGEFSASRMSDEEIAATISEIYKKYGVVIDPHTACAFKDLPESGTKVVLSTAHAAKFPKLIEDTLGIHPTAESLEKLLDRKIVKEISDADAGKIRAYIEAKGIR; this is encoded by the coding sequence ATGGAATACATAAGCACACGCGGACAAAGCAAAAAACTGGCGTTTTCGGAAGCGGTTTCCGAGGGGCTTGCGCCCGACGGCGGCCTCTACGTTCCCGCGTCGATTCCCGACATTTCCGGAAAACTGGCGTCGTGGGAGGGCTTGACGTACCCCGAAGTGTGCTTCGAGTTCCTAAAAATCTTCGCCGACGACATTCCCGAAGCCGACCTCAAAAAAATCGTGGACGCGTCGTATAAAAAATTCGACGACCCGCGCATTGCCCCGCTTACGAAGCTCGACGAATCGCATTATCTGCTCGAACTCTACCACGGTCCGACGCTTGCGTTCAAGGATTTCGCGCTCCAATTCGTGGGGAACCTGTACGAATATCTGCTTTCGAAAAGCGGCGCAAAAATCAACGTGCTCGGCGCGACGAGCGGCGACACGGGCAGTGCCGCAATCAACGGGCTTTTGGGCAAGAAAAACGTAAACATTTTCATACTCTATCCCGAAGGCAGAATCTCGCCCTTGCAGGAACGTCAAATGGCGTGCACGGGGGCAGAAAACGTTTTCCCGATTGCAATCCGCGGCACGTTCGACGACGCGCAGGCGATTGTAAAAGGGCTTTTCGGCGATTTGGATTTCAAGGCAAAGTGGAATCTTTCGGCCGTAAACTCCATCAACTTGGCGCGAATTCTCGCGCAGTGCGTCTACTACGTCTACGCGTGGCTTAGCCTGCCGAAACAAAAGCGCGAAAGCATCACGTTTGTAGTGCCCACGGGCAATTTCGGCAACGTGTTCGCGGGCTGGCTTGCGCACAAGGCGGGCTTGCCCGTAGCGGGGTTCAGGGTTGCGACAAACCGCAACGACATTCTCTGCCGCCTCTTCAATTCGGGCGTCTACGAGCTTTCGGGGGTCGCGCCAAGCTACGCGCCGTCGATGGACATTCAGGTTGCGTCGAATTTCGAGCGTTTCATCTACTACTTCACGGGCGGCGACTCAGAAAAAGTCCGCGAGATAATGTCGGCGTTCAAGCGCGACGGCAAGTGGTTTTTCGAAGACTTCAAGGCGGGCGAATTCAGCGCGTCGAGAATGTCGGACGAAGAGATTGCGGCGACGATTTCCGAAATATACAAAAAGTACGGCGTTGTCATAGACCCGCACACGGCGTGCGCGTTCAAAGACCTGCCCGAAAGCGGAACAAAGGTTGTGCTTTCGACGGCGCACGCGGCGAAATTCCCTAAGCTCATAGAAGACACGCTGGGGATTCACCCGACGGCGGAGTCGCTCGAAAAGCTTCTCGACAGGAAAATCGTAAAGGAAATTTCCGACGCCGACGCGGGGAAAATCCGCGCATACATAGAGGCGAAAGGCATTAGATAG
- the cimA gene encoding citramalate synthase, with translation MGKNKIFIYDTTLRDGTQCEGVSLSVTAKLRLAEKMDKFGFDFIEGGWPGSNPRDMAFFEQAKSLKLAHAKIAAFGSTRRANTAVADDRQVALLLESEAPVITIFGKTWLLHVEEVIKTTAEENLKMIEETVAYLVSHGRTVFYDAEHFFDGYKDNPEYALATLDAAKRGGAAFVCLCDTNGGTMVDEFGAIVEKVVAHMDGIPVGVHCHNDCGLGVAVSLEGVRRGATMIQGTINGLGERNGNANLCTIIPNLVLKMGENVDCARNLAKLRDLSLFLDEMANLRSDTRLPYVGASSFAHKGGVHADAANKVKRSYEHIDPSLVGNRTRVLVSDMSGRASVMMKARDMGVDVNSKDPVIGQFLDELKNLEFRGYEYEAADASFELLLSKFLKKHSDHFVVRGYRVIVERDEFARITKSEATVKLEIGGTIEHTVAEAHGPVAALDLALRKALVEKFPQIKDIELSDFKVRIIDSGAGANAITRVQIESKDSKRVWGTVGASDNIIVASWEALKDAVEFKLSEED, from the coding sequence ATGGGCAAAAATAAAATTTTCATATACGATACAACACTGCGCGACGGCACTCAATGCGAAGGCGTTTCGCTTTCCGTCACGGCAAAATTACGACTCGCCGAAAAGATGGACAAGTTCGGCTTCGACTTCATCGAGGGCGGCTGGCCGGGGTCGAACCCGCGCGACATGGCGTTTTTCGAACAGGCGAAAAGCCTCAAACTTGCCCACGCAAAAATCGCGGCGTTCGGCTCGACGCGCAGGGCGAATACCGCGGTTGCGGACGACAGGCAGGTTGCGCTGCTTCTCGAATCGGAAGCGCCGGTCATAACGATTTTCGGCAAAACGTGGCTTCTGCACGTCGAAGAGGTCATAAAAACCACCGCCGAGGAAAACCTCAAAATGATTGAGGAAACCGTGGCGTACCTCGTGTCGCACGGCAGAACGGTCTTCTACGACGCCGAGCATTTCTTCGACGGCTACAAGGACAACCCCGAATACGCGCTCGCAACCCTCGACGCCGCAAAGCGCGGCGGGGCGGCATTCGTCTGCCTTTGCGACACAAACGGCGGCACGATGGTTGACGAATTCGGCGCGATTGTCGAAAAGGTCGTAGCCCACATGGACGGAATCCCCGTGGGCGTGCACTGCCACAACGACTGCGGACTGGGCGTCGCGGTTTCGCTCGAAGGCGTCCGCAGGGGCGCAACCATGATTCAGGGCACGATAAACGGGCTTGGCGAACGCAACGGAAACGCAAATCTCTGCACGATTATCCCGAACCTCGTTCTGAAAATGGGCGAGAATGTTGACTGCGCAAGAAACCTCGCAAAACTGCGCGACCTCTCGCTGTTCCTCGACGAAATGGCGAACCTTAGAAGCGACACGCGCCTGCCATACGTCGGCGCGTCGTCTTTCGCGCACAAGGGCGGAGTGCACGCCGACGCCGCAAACAAGGTAAAGCGCAGCTACGAGCATATCGACCCGTCGCTTGTGGGCAACCGCACGCGCGTGCTTGTAAGCGACATGTCGGGCAGGGCGTCGGTCATGATGAAGGCGCGCGACATGGGCGTTGACGTAAACTCGAAAGACCCGGTAATCGGGCAGTTCCTCGACGAGCTTAAAAACCTCGAATTCAGGGGCTACGAGTACGAGGCGGCGGACGCGTCGTTCGAGCTTCTCCTCTCGAAATTCCTGAAAAAACACAGCGACCACTTTGTGGTGCGCGGGTACAGGGTCATTGTGGAGCGCGACGAATTTGCGAGAATCACGAAGTCGGAGGCAACGGTGAAGCTCGAAATCGGCGGCACTATCGAACACACCGTCGCCGAGGCGCACGGGCCTGTCGCCGCGCTCGACCTTGCGCTCCGCAAGGCGTTGGTCGAAAAATTCCCGCAAATAAAAGACATCGAGCTTTCCGACTTCAAAGTGCGCATAATCGACAGCGGCGCGGGCGCAAACGCAATCACGCGCGTGCAGATAGAGTCGAAAGACTCGAAGCGCGTCTGGGGCACGGTCGGCGCGTCCGACAACATCATCGTAGCCTCGTGGGAGGCGCTCAAAGACGCAGTCGAATTCAAACTTTCGGAAGAGGATTGA
- a CDS encoding lysophospholipid acyltransferase family protein — MDSNEEYKVVDIGSAISNKTLKKFYGFIKKPFEGFLGITKLNSTYDFLKRHTSGNFYERAIKAIGINYEIDDDDFKKIPKDGALVVVSNHPLGGIDGIIMGAVLLRARPDAKVIVNGLLAKMPEIKEWSICVNPFGGKAATAQNVSSMKDTIRHLKNGGCVGTFPSGTVSHIHLRDCCISDPEWNTNIAQIARRTNANILPVYFEGRNSWLFYIAGLIHPRLRTMLLIREMFGVAKRRKIKMKVGGVISARKLPEFPTDDELTSWLRINSYVLGGRNNKGEKQNPTQLQIIQRSIEKIFPIMHREMQELILPIDPDKMAKEIGALPQSACMIRGGKISVFCAEAWQIPWTLLEIGRLREKTFREVGEGSGKSVDNDEFDQYYLHMFMWDAENRKIAGAYRIGRTDKIMNSLGVQGLYASTLFQIQRELIDRINPALEMGRSFIASEYQKKRSTLAILWRGIGEYLYRNPHYRTLYGPVSISTHYNSISKDLMVQFLSERKTSEELAKFVKAKKPPKVKMKNIDKKALLEGAHDIDHISALVSEVEIDNKGIPTLLKHYLKLDGELLAFNVDPDFGSCIDGLIMVDMLRVDPKLLKSYMGDKQAVEYRKHHGLDTELFEARQAEK; from the coding sequence ATGGATTCAAACGAAGAATACAAAGTCGTCGATATTGGCTCGGCCATCTCGAACAAAACCCTCAAAAAATTCTACGGCTTTATAAAAAAGCCGTTCGAGGGCTTTCTCGGCATCACAAAGCTGAACTCGACATACGATTTTCTCAAAAGACACACGTCGGGCAACTTTTACGAACGCGCAATCAAGGCTATCGGAATTAACTACGAAATCGACGACGACGACTTCAAGAAAATCCCCAAAGACGGCGCGCTCGTGGTTGTCTCGAACCACCCGCTCGGCGGAATCGACGGAATCATAATGGGCGCGGTGCTCCTGCGGGCGCGTCCCGACGCAAAGGTAATCGTCAACGGGCTTCTCGCAAAAATGCCCGAAATCAAGGAGTGGTCGATTTGCGTAAACCCATTCGGCGGCAAGGCGGCGACGGCGCAAAACGTGTCGTCGATGAAAGACACAATCCGCCACCTCAAAAACGGCGGCTGCGTGGGAACTTTCCCGTCGGGCACGGTTTCGCACATCCACCTCCGCGACTGCTGCATTAGCGACCCCGAATGGAACACGAACATCGCGCAAATCGCCCGCCGCACAAACGCGAACATTCTGCCCGTCTATTTTGAGGGGCGCAACTCGTGGCTGTTTTATATCGCCGGTCTTATCCACCCGCGCCTGCGCACAATGCTGCTAATCCGCGAAATGTTCGGAGTGGCGAAACGCAGGAAAATCAAGATGAAAGTGGGCGGCGTGATTTCGGCGCGGAAACTTCCCGAATTTCCGACCGACGACGAGCTGACGTCGTGGCTTCGCATAAACTCGTACGTCTTGGGCGGGCGCAACAACAAGGGCGAAAAACAGAACCCCACACAGTTGCAGATTATCCAGCGCAGCATAGAAAAAATCTTCCCGATTATGCACAGGGAAATGCAGGAGCTTATCCTGCCAATCGACCCCGACAAAATGGCGAAGGAAATAGGCGCGCTTCCGCAGTCGGCGTGCATGATTCGCGGCGGGAAAATCTCGGTATTCTGCGCCGAGGCGTGGCAGATTCCGTGGACGCTTCTGGAAATCGGGCGGCTCAGGGAAAAGACTTTCCGCGAAGTCGGCGAAGGCTCGGGCAAGAGCGTCGACAACGACGAGTTCGACCAGTACTACCTCCACATGTTCATGTGGGACGCCGAAAACAGGAAAATCGCGGGCGCATACAGAATAGGGCGCACCGATAAAATCATGAATTCGCTCGGCGTGCAGGGGCTGTACGCGTCGACGCTCTTCCAAATTCAGCGCGAACTTATCGACAGAATCAACCCCGCGCTCGAAATGGGGAGGTCGTTCATCGCGAGCGAGTACCAGAAAAAACGCTCGACGCTCGCGATTCTGTGGAGGGGAATCGGCGAATACCTCTACCGCAACCCCCACTACCGCACGCTCTACGGGCCTGTCAGCATAAGCACCCACTACAATTCGATTTCGAAAGACCTGATGGTTCAGTTCCTGTCGGAGCGCAAAACTTCGGAAGAGCTTGCAAAATTCGTCAAGGCAAAAAAGCCGCCGAAAGTGAAGATGAAAAACATCGACAAAAAGGCTCTGCTTGAAGGCGCGCACGACATCGACCACATCTCCGCGCTCGTCTCGGAAGTGGAAATCGACAACAAGGGAATCCCGACGCTGCTCAAACACTACTTGAAGCTCGACGGCGAACTGCTGGCGTTCAACGTAGACCCCGATTTCGGCTCGTGCATAGACGGACTTATCATGGTGGACATGCTGCGGGTAGACCCCAAACTGCTGAAATCCTACATGGGCGACAAGCAGGCGGTCGAATACCGCAAACACCACGGCTTGGATACCGAGCTTTTCGAAGCCCGCCAAGCCGAAAAATAG
- a CDS encoding tetratricopeptide repeat protein has protein sequence MFEKTQIFLFAAAAFGAAAIAGMPVKNAIAVGGETLSAESLGGAGGGALWGILGGYRSLVSDFAWIKGYIDWEKKDVAGCMAAIDLATKIDPSMITFWTQGAAMIAFDTPHWLLQKLPPKQRDESALRLLKKRQAAIALKLVERGLKLHPDSEQLWLQKGQIAISIGDNKLAEECYARLATRPAPTVYSRRIYASLLAKNGKFQKSIDVLESVLAETDADSPLKKLLEDQIARTRLMLKKTQ, from the coding sequence ATGTTCGAGAAAACGCAGATTTTCCTCTTTGCGGCGGCGGCATTCGGCGCGGCGGCGATTGCGGGCATGCCAGTAAAAAACGCGATAGCTGTCGGCGGCGAAACGCTTTCTGCGGAATCGCTCGGAGGCGCGGGCGGCGGCGCGCTCTGGGGAATACTCGGCGGGTACCGCTCCCTTGTTTCGGACTTCGCGTGGATAAAGGGCTACATAGACTGGGAGAAAAAGGACGTCGCCGGTTGCATGGCGGCAATCGACCTCGCCACAAAAATAGACCCCTCCATGATTACGTTTTGGACTCAGGGCGCGGCGATGATTGCATTCGACACCCCCCACTGGCTTCTTCAAAAACTGCCGCCAAAACAGCGCGACGAATCCGCCCTGCGCCTGCTGAAAAAGCGTCAGGCGGCGATTGCGCTGAAACTTGTCGAGCGCGGCTTGAAGCTGCACCCCGACAGCGAGCAGCTCTGGCTGCAAAAAGGGCAAATAGCAATTTCAATCGGCGACAACAAACTTGCGGAAGAGTGCTACGCGCGGCTTGCTACGCGCCCCGCCCCCACCGTTTACTCGCGCAGAATTTATGCGTCGCTGCTTGCAAAAAACGGCAAGTTTCAAAAGTCGATAGATGTTTTGGAGTCGGTCTTGGCGGAAACCGACGCCGACTCTCCCCTAAAAAAACTTCTGGAAGACCAAATTGCCCGCACGCGCCTGATGCTTAAAAAGACGCAATAA
- a CDS encoding ABC transporter ATP-binding protein, with protein sequence MNAIEIKNLKKYYRYGIRGIGVCALDGVSFDVAEGEVFGLVGPNGAGKSTTIKILLGLLRQNSGECKILGNPTSRATKREVGYLPENPYFYKFLSGLELVSFYAELCGLGKKAARAAAENALETVGLSDAANRPLSLYSKGMVQRAGLAQAIVHNPKVVILDEPASGLDPVGTSAMAEIVVKLKNAGKTILLCSHMMGEVERLCSRVAVLSAGRIAAIGEIDKLLEIGGRTSLDIDGADAEGLAKIAAFAESLGANVVKKSASKISLEEFFKKTVEGK encoded by the coding sequence ATGAACGCAATAGAGATAAAAAATCTCAAAAAATATTACCGCTACGGCATACGCGGAATCGGCGTGTGCGCCCTCGACGGCGTGTCGTTCGACGTTGCGGAAGGCGAAGTTTTCGGGCTTGTCGGGCCGAACGGCGCGGGCAAGAGCACGACTATTAAAATTCTGCTGGGGCTACTCAGGCAAAATTCGGGCGAATGCAAAATTCTCGGCAATCCGACAAGCCGCGCTACAAAGCGCGAAGTCGGCTACCTTCCCGAAAACCCCTATTTTTACAAGTTCCTAAGCGGGCTTGAGCTCGTTTCGTTCTACGCCGAACTTTGCGGGCTGGGAAAAAAAGCCGCCCGCGCCGCCGCAGAAAACGCGCTCGAAACTGTCGGGCTTTCCGACGCCGCAAACCGCCCGCTTTCCCTCTATTCAAAGGGAATGGTACAGCGGGCGGGGCTTGCGCAGGCGATTGTCCACAACCCGAAAGTCGTCATTCTCGACGAGCCCGCGTCGGGGCTCGACCCCGTTGGAACGTCGGCGATGGCGGAAATCGTCGTGAAGCTCAAAAACGCGGGCAAGACCATTCTTTTGTGCTCGCACATGATGGGCGAGGTCGAGCGGCTGTGCTCTCGTGTGGCTGTCCTTAGCGCGGGCAGAATCGCGGCAATCGGCGAAATCGACAAACTGCTTGAAATCGGCGGGCGCACGAGCCTCGACATCGACGGCGCGGACGCGGAGGGGCTTGCGAAAATAGCAGCCTTCGCCGAGTCGCTCGGCGCGAATGTCGTGAAAAAATCGGCGTCTAAAATTTCGCTCGAAGAATTTTTCAAAAAAACCGTGGAGGGAAAATGA
- a CDS encoding acylphosphatase: MAEKHRLQIWYTGRVQGVGFRYKTTQIAAGFDVCGFVENLDDGRVHLLAVGDESETRAFADEIAKVMRDFIKSTDERADTADVSYKGFEIRL, encoded by the coding sequence ATGGCGGAAAAACACAGATTGCAGATTTGGTACACGGGGCGCGTTCAGGGCGTCGGGTTCAGATACAAAACTACGCAGATTGCGGCGGGCTTCGACGTGTGCGGCTTTGTGGAAAATCTCGATGACGGGCGCGTGCACCTGCTTGCCGTCGGGGACGAATCCGAAACGCGGGCGTTTGCCGACGAAATCGCGAAAGTCATGCGCGACTTCATTAAATCGACCGACGAACGCGCCGACACCGCCGACGTTTCCTACAAGGGATTCGAAATCAGACTATGA
- a CDS encoding FKBP-type peptidyl-prolyl cis-trans isomerase has protein sequence MKKTFISTMAALAALTSATYAADNTNDEYIKTFGMMMFERNGLSDLKLTPAEFDVFVAGMKDSFEGKKMPENIQEIGPKMLQYLSARAEANIAKEAAKAEAVAAEYWKELEKKEGVNKTQSGLAYEIIAKGDGPTAKEDSDVTIKYTGKLIDGTVFDTTEKAGGKPATFNLSKVIPGFREGLQKVAKGGKARLHIPAKLGYGNQPVPGIPVNSTLIFEVEVIDVDSAPAKIPAAPAAK, from the coding sequence TTGAAAAAGACATTCATCTCGACAATGGCGGCGCTCGCCGCGCTTACGTCGGCAACATACGCCGCCGACAATACGAACGACGAATACATCAAGACCTTCGGCATGATGATGTTCGAACGCAACGGACTTTCCGACCTCAAACTTACTCCCGCCGAATTCGACGTTTTTGTCGCGGGTATGAAAGACTCTTTCGAAGGCAAGAAAATGCCCGAAAACATTCAGGAAATCGGCCCGAAAATGCTCCAATACCTGAGCGCGCGCGCCGAAGCGAACATCGCAAAGGAAGCCGCAAAGGCGGAAGCTGTCGCCGCAGAATACTGGAAAGAGCTTGAAAAGAAAGAGGGCGTCAACAAAACCCAGAGCGGTCTTGCGTACGAAATCATCGCAAAGGGCGACGGCCCGACGGCTAAGGAAGACTCCGACGTTACAATCAAGTACACGGGCAAACTCATCGACGGCACGGTTTTCGACACCACCGAAAAGGCGGGCGGCAAACCCGCAACTTTCAACCTTTCAAAGGTAATCCCCGGCTTCCGCGAAGGCTTGCAGAAAGTGGCAAAAGGCGGCAAGGCTCGCCTGCACATTCCCGCAAAGCTCGGTTACGGCAACCAGCCCGTCCCCGGAATCCCCGTCAACTCGACGCTCATTTTCGAAGTCGAAGTTATCGACGTAGATTCCGCGCCCGCGAAGATTCCCGCCGCTCCCGCCGCAAAATAG